In Trueperaceae bacterium, the genomic stretch GCGAACATGTCGTCGACATACTCGTCGGTCGCTGCGTTGTAGCCGAACTTGCCGTCGTTCTTGCCCTTGATCGTGTTGACGACGACCGAGCCTTCGGCGCCGGCGTTCGCAGCGATCTGCCGGGCCGGCTCCTCGAGCGCTCTCATGAGGATCTGGGCTCCGGTACGCTCGTCGCCGCTGAGTCCCTCGGCCAGCTTCTTGACGGCATCGACCGCGTGGATCAGGGTGACGCCACCACCGGCCACTATGCCTTCCTCGACCGCCGAGCGGGCGGTGGAGAGGGCGTCCTCGAAGCGGTGCTTCTTCTCCTTGAGTTCGGTCTCGGTCGCGGCACCCACACGGATCACGGCGACGCCGCCGGCCAGTTTGGCGAGGCGCTCCTGGAGCTTCTCGCGAGCGTAGTCGGAGTCGGTGTTCTCGATCTCGTTACGGATCGCCTTGACGCGCGCCTCGATCGTGGCCTGGTTGCCCTGGCCCTCGATGATGGTCGTCTCGTCCTTGGAGATGCGGACGCGCTTGGCGCGGCCCAGCTGCTGGATGCGCACGTTCTCGAGCTTGTGGCCCAGCTCTTCGCTCACGACCTCACCGCCGGTGACGGCAGCGATGTCCTTGAGCATCTCCTTGCGACGGTCGCCGAAACCTGGCGCCTTCACGGCCGCGATGTTCAGCGTGCCGCGCAGCTTGTTGACGACCAGGGTAGCGAGGGCTTCGCCTTCGATGTCCTCGGCAATGATCAGGAGCGGCTTGCCGGCCTGAGCGACCTGCTCGAGCACCGGCAGGAGATCCTTGAGGGCGCTGATCTTCTTCTCGAAGATGAGGATGTGGGCGTCCTCGAGCACCGCTTCCATGGCGTCGGAGTCGGTGATGAAGTAGGGGCTCAGGTAGCCCTTGTCGAACTGCATCCCCTCCACGACGTCGAGATCGGTGTCGAGCGACTTCGACTCCTCGACGGTGATGACGCCGTCACGGCCCACCTTGTCCATCGCGTCGGCGATGAGCTTGCCGACTTCCGGGTCGTTGGCCGAGATGGCGGCTACTTCGGCCACCGACTTGGAGTCCTCGACCGACTGCGCCATCGAACGGATCGACTCGACCGCGGCCTCGACCGCCTTGTCGATGCCGCGCTTGAGCGCCAGCGGGTTGGCGCCGGCCGCAACGTTCCGCAGGCCCTCCTTGACGATGGCCTGACCGAGAACGGTGGCGGTAGTGGTGCCGTCACCGGTGATGTCGTTGGTCTTCGAGGCGATCTCGATGAGCAGCTTGGCGCCGATGTTCTCGAGGTGATCGGTCAGCTCGATGTCCTTGGCGACGGTGACGCCGTCCTTGGTGATGGTCGGCGAGCCGAACTTCTTCTCCAGCACGACATTGCGCCCACGGGGGCCGAGGGTCACCTTGACCGCGTTCGCAACGGCGTTGACGCCCCTCTCGAGACTGCGCCGGGCTTCTTCCTTGAAAATCAGTTCCTTGGCCATGTTCTCTCCCTTGCTCTCTCTACGATTCCCGTGTCAGATTCGTTGTTACTCGACGATCGCGTGGATATCGCGGAGGCTCAGGATCATGAGCTCCTTGCCACCCAGGTCGAGTTCGGTGCCGCCGTACTTGGCGAAGACGACGGTGTCGCCCTCCTTGAGGTCCATCGGCTCGCGCTCGCCGTTATCGAGAACCTTGCCCGGTCCCACCGCGAGAACCTTGCCACGCTGGCTCTTCTCCTTGGCGGTGTCGGGCAGGACGATCCCGCTGGCCGTCGTCTGAGGCTCGTCGATGATCTCCACGACGACCTTATCGCCCAGAGGCCTAAGGCTCATGCGTGTCTCTGTCTGTGCCATGCTTCCCTCCGATTTTCGTGTGATGACCGACATTTTTAGCACTCGCCGATGGGGAGTGCTAACAGACACAATGGTACGCCCGGTTTTCGCAGGTTGTCAAGTAGGTTGAGCGTTCGACACTCAACCAGAAGGGGCGTCCGCGACGCCCTTCAACCTCGCTTCAAGCCGACCACGAGAGCCGGAACGAAGGCTACCGCGAACGTGATGTTGTAGGTGAGCAGGTTCACGAAGCCCCGCCAGAAGCTATTGAGACTGTCCGCTTCGAGCAGCGGGTCGACCCGCCCCTGGACCTCGGCCCAGTTCACCGTCAGGAACCCGAAGTAGGCGAGGGTCTGGATGGCTACGAAGAGCAGGCCAACCACGACCGCCACCACCTTGCCGACCTTCTTCACCGCGTAACCCACCAGGAAACCGGCTACGACTCCGAAAGTCAGCTGCTGGAGGAACGGAGCGACCGTAGTGAGGTCGGGCAGGTCCACGGCGACAGAGTCTAACACGGTGAGCTCTCTCGCCATTCGGCCGCTAGCAGGCGGTGCGATATCATTGTGGTCGTGAGTCTGAGTGTCGCCCCGCAAATCGTTGACGCACTCTCCAGAGCCCAACCGGTAGTCGCCCTCGAGTCCACCGTCATCACCCATGGCCTCCCCCATCCTCGCAACCTCGAACTGGCCGAAGAGCTCGAGGCTCAGATCCGGGAACGGGGAGCGGTACCGGCGACCGTAGCCGTCCTGAAGGGCAAGCTGGTGGTGGGGGCCAGCCTCGAGGATCTCGAGGAACTGGCCGGTTCCGACGCGCAGAAGGCGTCTCTCTGGAACCTGGGATCGCTCCTGGCCCAGGGGGCGAGCGCCGGCACCACCGTCGCTACCACGATGCATGCGGCGGCTGCCGCCGGAATCGAGGTCTTCGCCACGGGCGGGATCGGGGGCGTACACCAACGACCGTTCGATGAGTCGGCCGACCTGAGCGCGCTCTCCCGCTACCCGGTACTCACCGTGTGCGCGGGGCCCAAGAGCATCCTCGACCAGGCCGCGACGCTCGAACGCCTCGAGACCCTGGGCGTGCCTGTCGTCGGGTACCGTTCGCGGCATCTCGCCGGTTTCCACGTGCGAGAAACCGAACTGCCTCTGCCGGCAACGTTCGATCGGCCGGAAGGGATCGCCGCCGCTTTCCGCAGGCACCGCGAACTGGGGTTGCAGGGCGGGATGCTCGTAAGCAATCCGGTTTCTGAAGGACTCGCTCAGGACGAACTCGGCAGCTACCGCTCGGAGGCCGAGCGAGAGGCCAGCGAGGCCGGGGTCCACGGGCGCGACCTTACGCCCTTCCTGCTGGGGCGGCTCGCTGAGCTCTCCTCCGGGCGTACGGTAGAGGTGAACCTCCGCCTGCTACGGGAGAACGCCTCACTGGCCGCCCGTCTGGCCGCAGCCCTCCAGCTCCCCCGGCCCCTAGGAGCCCTCGATGAGTGACGCCGAAGACCAGCACTACCCGCAAGATCCGAAACTGGGCGACCTCCTGCGCGAAGCACGACAGGAGAAAGGGCTCGAACTGGGCGACGTCGCCGGTCTCACCAACGTACGGCGCGAGTACCTGGAGGCGCTCGAGGCGGGGCGCTACGCGGAACTGCCCGAGGACGTCTACACCCGCAACTTCCTCAAACTCTTCGCTCAGGCGGTGGGTTTCGACGTCGTGCGGGCGCAGGAGATGTACCGCAGCGAACGCCGGGAAGCACACGCCTTCGACACCAGCGAACAACGCCTCGAGCGCGACCGGGAGATCGCTGCGACGGTTCCGCCGGCCAGCGGCCGCTGGTGGGAGACGCCCGGAGACGGACCACGCTGGGGACCCCTCGTCTCCACCGCCCTGATGGTCGTGGCCGTGGTGGCGCTCGCCCTATGGGGCTTCAACAGCACCTTCTTCGATGCTTCCCGCGGCCTTCCCGAGGGAACGACCGAAGCGGAGGACCAGCTGGCCGAGACCGCTTCTCCCGCTGTCGAGGAGGATCGCGAGGCGGTCATCGACGGAACTCCCGTGGCCGAGCTCCCAAGGACGGTCCGGCTCTCGGTGACCTCTACCCCTTCGGGGGCGGAGGTCCTCGTCGACGGATTCCCCCTGCCCGGCGTCACCCCCATCGAATCCGCACCCGTGACCGCCAGGCCCGCAAGGACCATCCGACTCGAACGTGAAGGGTACGTACCGTACGAGGAGGAGTTCGACCTCAGCCGCGACCGTCATCTCAGCTTCTTCCTCACCCCCGTCTCTGCCGTTAGAACCGAGGAGGGGGCCGAAGCGAACCCGGCAGCGCCAGGGGATCCCGACACCGCCGAGGCAGCAGGGGGCCAGGAGGGCGAGGTGACTCTCACCATCACCGAGGACACCTGGCTGGAGGTCTACAGCGGAACCAGCCGCAACGGAGGCGAGAGGCTCGCCTTCATGACGGCTCGGGCGGGTCAGACCCTCAGCTACCCGCTACCGGTCTACATCCATGTCGGGAATGCCGGGGGCGTCGAGTTGACGGTGGAGGGACAGGAGCGCGGGACCCTAGGCTCGAGCGGAGAGGTGCGAGGGCTGGCGGTGACCGACTAGGATGGTCTGGTCGCTGGCGTTCCAATCCCTCGGGCGCCGGCCCCTGCGGACCTTCCTCACAGCCCTCGGGATCGCCGTGGCGGTCGGATCGATGGTTATCTTCCTCTCCCTCGGCGAAGGACTCCGGCAGGTGTTCAGCAACCAGCTCGGCGCGGTCGGGCCCGACATCCAGGTGAGCTACGGGGATGTCGAGGCCAACAATCCCTTCTCCTCGATTCCTCAGCTCGACCTCGCCTACGCCGCTGAACTCGGCGCGCACGCCGAACGCTTCGGCATAACCTCCGTGACGCCTGTGGTGCTGGTCGTCAGGGGCGGGTTCGACCCCACTTCGGCGATGGTGTTCCAGGGGATGCCCATCGACGTCGACCCGCGGCAGTACGTCACCGGTTTCAGGCTGGTGGAGGGCCGTTGGTTCGAGCCAACGGAAGCCGGCCAACCGCTCGCCGTGGTGGGCCTGAGCGCGGCCGAGCGACTGCACCTCGAGTTGGGCGACGTCCTGCGGCTCAACCCGGAATCGAGCTTCACCATCATCGGCATCGCGGAGACTGAGGGAGCGCTGGTGGGCAACAGCGTCGTGGTCCCGCTGCAGTCTCTCCAGCAGGCCATAGGCGTCAGCGACCGGGTGAGCGTACTGTCACTCGACCTGGCCAAACCGGCGCGCGCCGACGAGGTCGCGGCAGCCTTGGCCGAGGAGTACCCGGAACTCGGCTTCCAGACCCGTGCGGACCTGCTGGAAATCGTCGAACGCGGTCTGCGGATCTCCGATGCGGTGAGACTGGGGATCAGCGCCATCGCCCTCCTGGTGGGGGCCATCGCGGTCGTCAACACCCTCCTGATGAGCGTGTTCGAGCGGACCCGTGAGTTCGCCGTCCTGCGCGCCGTGGGGGCACGCCCGCGTTTCCTCCTCGCGCTGGTACTCTGCGAATCGATACTGCTCGCTGTCGCCGGCGCAGCGGCTGGCCTCGTACTCGGACGCCTCGGCATCGGCGGTGTGAACCTCGTATCGAACGACCTCGTAGGACTCGAGGTCGCCCTGCTCACGTTCCGGCTCGCCCTCTTCGCGGTCGCGGTGGCCCTGGTGGTGGGGCTCCTCGCCGGGCTGCTGCCAGCGGCACGCGCCGCTCGGGTACCGATCGCCGCAGCGATGGCAAGGGAGTGAAGTGAAACCGATCCACATCCTGACCCTGCTCCTGCTCACCCTGTCCGGCTTCGCCGCTCACTCTCAGGAGTACCGCTGGAGTGACGTCGAGCAGAACGTGACGATCCGGCGGGACGGCACCGTCGAAGTGGACGACAGGCGGACGCTCACGGCGCTGTCGGGGGACTTCGGGGAGGCGTTCATCTGCCTGGAACTCGAGGGGCGGCAGCGGATCGAGATGCTGCCCGGCAGCGGTGCCCTGAGCCCCGGACCGGACGCCGTCGCCTACACCCAGCGCTGCGAGGAGGGTGAGGGCACCGAACTGGTCGTGCGCAACGAGCGGCGGGTGCGCGAGAGAAGGGTGAGGTTCCACTACCTGCTGCACGGTTCGGTCGACCCGTACGCCGATGTCGTCCAGTGGTACTGGGAGATCTTCGGCCGGGGCAATCCACCGGTCCGTGGCTACGACCTCACCGTAGAGGCACCCGGACCGATGGCTGCGCCCTACGACGCCTACGTTCACCGCTTCGGCAACAGCGAACTGCCTACGGTGCGCCTGAGCGATGACAGGCGCGTACTCGAGGTTTCGTTCGATCGCATTCCGGAAGGCGAAGGGGTGGAGATCCGCTGGCTCATGGACCCGTCTCTCTTCAGCGTCCGGGGTGAAGGCCCTCGGATGGAGTCGCTGCTGCGCGACGAGGCCCGGATCGCAGGGCTCTTCGCGGTGAGACGGAGTCCGCTGTGGGGGGTGCTGGGCGCGGTCATCCTGTTCCTCCTGGCGCTCGGCGTCTACGGTGCCTACCGGCGCCACGGCAGCGAACCGGAGCTGCCGAGCATGCGCTACCCGTTCGAACCACCCAGCGACCTGCCGCCCGCGGCCGTGGGCGCGCTCCTCTCCCAACGCTTCAACGCGTCGACGATGGGCAACGCCTTCAGCGCTACGATCATGGACCTGGCCCGCCGGAACTTCGGCACCTTCACGGGTGAGGGCGGGAAGTTCTCGATGCGACTGGAGCCCTCCGGGGGAATCGCCGAGGACGGCCACCTCGAACCGTTCGAACAGGAGGTCCTGGCCTATCTGCGCGGCGCCGCCAGGCCCGGCAACCCGAACGAACTCGAGTTCGCGGAGTTGAAGCGGTACTCGGAGAGACGAGGGGCCCGCTTCCTGTCGGCCTGGGGCCAGGGAGTCAGGGCCTGGATAGAGAAGCGGCTGGACGGGCCCTTGACCACCGAGGAGAGCCGCCGCGCCTCGACCGCCTGGGCCCTCCGGTCGCTCCTCGCGGCAGCGGCGCTGTTCGGCCTCGGCATGTTCGCGATGGGCCCCTCGCAGGGAGCTCTCGTAGTGTTCGCGGTCCTCGCCGTCGGAATGGTGGTGATCGCCTTCCTGGCCCTCCCCAGCTGGCGGCCCGAAGTGGCGGCCCAGGTGTACGGCTGGCAGGGCTTCCGCAGGACACTCTCGGACTACACACGCATGAAAGATGCCCCCGACGACTTCTTCATGCTCTGGGACCGCTACTACTGCTACGCGGCGGTCCTAGGGGTTGCCGATCGATTCCTTCGGAACCTGCGTCGCGCCGCACCGCTACGCGGCCTCGACGAGGCGCAGCTCGCTTCCCGCGGCGCCTGGCTGACCGCAGACGCCGGGCGCCTGGCGAGCATCACCGACTTCGGCGCCATAACCAGTTCCGTTTCATCACTCTCCTCGGCTCTGTCCAGCGCTTCCGCGTCGGCCTCCTCGGGAGGTTCCAGCAGCGGCGGAGGCGGCGGGGGTGGCGGCGGCGGAGGGGGTGGCCGTTGACGGAAGCGACTGCAGCCTCGGGCAAGCTCCGCGCCCGGGACCTCGGCAAGGTGTACACCACCCCCTCCGGAGCGATCACGGCTCTCGTCGGATTCGACCACACCTTCGACCGCGGCCGGATCACCGCTATCATGGGCCCCTCAGGCTCGGGCAAGACCACCCTGCTGAACCTGCTCGCCGGCCTCGACCGCCCGACCAGCGGTGAGGTGCTGCTGGGCGAGCGGTCGCTGAGCGATCTGCCCGAGTGGCAACGCTCTATCCTCCGCCGCAACCATTTCGGGATCGTCTTCCAGTCGTACAACCTCGTCTCGGTGCTCTCCGCCCGACAGAACGTCGCGCTGCCACTGGCTCTCGCCGGCGTGCCGGCCGGGCGCAGGCTCGAGCGGGCGGACGAGTTGCTGGAGCGTTTCGGCCTCTCGCAGCGCGGCGCTCAACTCCCCTACCGGCTGTCGGGTGGTGAGCGGCAGAGAGTCGCCCTGGCTCGTGCGCTCGCCAACGACCCCCAGGTCCTCTTCGCCGACGAACCTACCGGCAACCTCGACAGCAGGTCGGGTGCGGTGGTCCTCCAGGCACTGCGCCAGATCGCCGACGAGGGACGAACCGTCATCGTCGTTACCCACGACGCCGAACTCGCCGCGAGGACGGATCTGATCCTCTCTCTCCGCGATGGTCGGCTCGAAGGCAGGCAGCAGGCGGTGCGAAGTGTCGGCTGACTCCATCGCGGGGGGCGCCGCATGACCCCGAGGACGGCAGCGGCTACGGGGGCGCTATGGGCAGCCCTGGCCGTGGCAGCGGGGGCGTTCGGGGCTCACGGGTTGGAAGGGCTGGTGAGCGGTGATCTTCTCGGCACCTTCGAGACCGCCGTCCGCTACCAGATGTTCCACGCGCTCGGACTGCTCGCAGCGGCGGCGATCGGCCCCCGAGCCTGCCGGGCGGCGCCGTGGCTGCTGGCTGGTTCCCTGGTCTTCTCCGGCAGCCTCTACCTGTTGGTGGCAGGAGCGCCGAACTGGTTCGGCGCGGTAGCCCCCGTGGGCGGCCTCCTCATGATCTGGGGCTGGGTCTACCTGGCCATCCTCGGCCTGCGGGGGGAGTGAGCGCGGCTCTTCAGTCGGCTGCGGCGTGAAGGTCGAAGCCGCGCCGTCGGATCGTCTCGCGGTACCAGTCGAACGACGACTTGGGCACCCTCTCCTGGCTGTCGAAATCCACGTAGACGAGACCGAAGCGCTTAGAGTACCCCTCGGCCCACTCGAAGTTGTCGATCAGCGTCCAGACGAAGTAGCCGCGCACGTCCACCCCGGCTTCGAGCGCTCGGTGGACGGCGTCTAAGTACATCTCCATGAAACGGATCCGCTCCGGATCGCGCACCGCCCCGTCATCGTCCGGTTCGTCCGCGAAGGCCGCCCCGTTCTCGGTCACGTAGACCGGCGGGTTACCGTAGCGCTCCTTGAGCTCGAGCAGCTGCTCGAAGAGCGCGTCCGGGTAGACCTCCCAGTTCATCTCGGTGCGGTCGGCGCCCCGAGGCGGGTCCAGCTGGCGGAAACCCACCAGGCTGGCCGGGTCGGCAGCGACGCGTACGCGGCTGTAGAGGTTGAGTCCCAGCATGTCCAGCGGTTGACTGATCGTGGCCAGGTCGTCGCCTTGTACGTACGGTTGGAGCAGCAACGAGGTCGCCTCGGGATAGCTGCCCAGCAGGAGAGGGTCCAGGTAATTGCGGTTCCGGAAGGCGTCGTAGAGGGAGACCACCCTCCCGATCTCCTCCTCGTCGTCACCCACCCCGTGGACCGGTTCGAGGTTCAAGATCGTGCCGAGCTGCCAGTCACCCAACTGCCGGAGCCTCGAAACTCCCTCGCCCGTGGCCAGGTTCAGGTGGTGGGTGGCTGCCGCGTAGGCACTCATGTCCGACTTCCCGGGTGCATGTATGCCCAGCAGGTGGCCGAGGAGCGCGACGATGCTTGGCTCGTTGAGCATGAGGAAGTGTTGGACCCGGTCGCCCAACGCCGTGGCGACGGCTTCGGCGTAGTCGGCGAAGCGGTAGACGGTGTCGCGGTTCGTCCAACCGCCGTCGTCTTCCAGGGCCTGCGGCAGGTCCCAATGGTAGAGGCATGCCCAGGGGGTGACTCCCGACTCGAGGAGGCTGTCGACGAGCCGCTCGTAGAAGTCGAGGCCGGCGCGGTTGAGGCGGCCCGCTCCAGCCGGGAAGATCCGCGGCCAGGCAACGGAGAAGCGGTAGGCGTCGACGCCGAGTTCTGCCATCAGCCGGACGTCCTCGCTGTACCGGTGGTAGTGGTCGCAGGCCACATCCCCGGTGTCGCCGTTCGCTACCTTCCCGGCCGTGTGGCTGAAGGTGTCCCAGATGCTGGGGCCGCGGCCGCCTTCACGGACGGCACCTTCGATCTGATACGAGGCGGTGGATACGCCCCAGGTGAAATCGTCTGGAAACGTGACCATCTGGAGCCGCACTCTAACCTGCTGCCATGGAGGCGGCTAGTACCGCCGACCACGACGCTCACGGTACGATGAGGTTTCATGGCGGCGCCCTCCCCTACCCCTCCCACCTCGGGCCGCGTCCTGCTGGTGCTGCTGATCGCGGTCGCCGCGGTGAGCCTCTCGGCGATATTCATCAGACTTGCCCAGGCCCCGGGAGTGGTCGTGGCGAGCCAGCGGATGCTCATCGCCGCGCTACTGCTCGCGCCGATAACTTGGCGCGGAGTGCGGAGGACGCCGTTCACCAGAAAGAGTCTGGCCTTCACCGTTCTGGCAGGCGTGTTCCTCGCCATCCACTTCGCCACCTGGATCAGCTCCCTCTCGTTCACCACGGTGGCAGCCAGCGTCACGATCGTGTGCAGCAACCCACTCTGGGTAGCGCTGTTCAGCTGGCTCTTCCTGGGCAAGCCGCCATCGTTGACCATGCTCATGGGCGTCCTTCTGGCCGTCCTGGGCGGTGCGATGATCGCCTTCGGGGACCTCACGGGCGGCTCGGCGCCGCTGCTCGGCGATGCGCTCGCGCTCGTCGGCGCGCTCACCGTCTCGGCCTATCTGCTGCTCGGCAGGACCGCGCAGCGCGAGGGGCTGAGCCTGGGCGCGTACGCCGGCAGCGCCTACACTATCTCGGCGCTGCTGCTGCTTCCGGTACCGGCACTGTTCGGCTTCCCCTACCTTGGCTACGATGCCGCGACGTACGGTTGGATCTTTCTGCTCGCAGCGCTGCCGCAGCTGGTGGGACACACCGGGGTCAACTACGCGATGAAGTTCCTGGACCCTACTCTGGTTACCACCGTCATCCTGCTCGAGCCGATCGGAGCCGCCCTCCTGGCACTGCTTCTGTTCGCCGAGGTGCCCGGACTGCTCACCGTCGTGGGAGCTTTGGTGCTCCTCGTGGGTGTGCTGCTGACGGTGAGGTTCGGTCAGTCGGTACCCCTGCCCGAGGCGACGCCGGCCGCGGAATGACGCGTACCTGGTCCAGCCGGCTCGGAGAGTTGCCCGCCGTTACGACGGAGCCCGCCAGCCCGCTCCGGCCGGCCGCTATCTCTGACACCGTTCGAGCGGCTCAGGAGGGTAGTAACATCGGTATCTTGCGTGAACGGTTCAGGCATCCCGAGCGGGTGCAGAACGGCCGATTTTCTGCTATCATCGGGCACGTGATCGTGCTCCGTCGGCTGACCGATTCCCGCCCTCGAGCACGAACAGCACATTTCCCACACCAAGCTACCGATTGAACGCAGGCCCCCAAACGTACCGGCTGCTGCGTGCGTAGTTTGGCAGGAAATCCGAAGGGAGCAGACGCCTTGAAAGAAGCGCAGAAGGAGTTTCAGAACGGCGATCAGGTGGTGCTGCCTCCGTATGGGGTCGGTGTGGTATCTGGAACCACCACCAAGACGGTGGCCGGCTCCGACCACCAGTACTACCAGGTCGACTTCCCCAACGGAACCTCGCGCG encodes the following:
- a CDS encoding DUF2207 domain-containing protein, with the protein product MKPIHILTLLLLTLSGFAAHSQEYRWSDVEQNVTIRRDGTVEVDDRRTLTALSGDFGEAFICLELEGRQRIEMLPGSGALSPGPDAVAYTQRCEEGEGTELVVRNERRVRERRVRFHYLLHGSVDPYADVVQWYWEIFGRGNPPVRGYDLTVEAPGPMAAPYDAYVHRFGNSELPTVRLSDDRRVLEVSFDRIPEGEGVEIRWLMDPSLFSVRGEGPRMESLLRDEARIAGLFAVRRSPLWGVLGAVILFLLALGVYGAYRRHGSEPELPSMRYPFEPPSDLPPAAVGALLSQRFNASTMGNAFSATIMDLARRNFGTFTGEGGKFSMRLEPSGGIAEDGHLEPFEQEVLAYLRGAARPGNPNELEFAELKRYSERRGARFLSAWGQGVRAWIEKRLDGPLTTEESRRASTAWALRSLLAAAALFGLGMFAMGPSQGALVVFAVLAVGMVVIAFLALPSWRPEVAAQVYGWQGFRRTLSDYTRMKDAPDDFFMLWDRYYCYAAVLGVADRFLRNLRRAAPLRGLDEAQLASRGAWLTADAGRLASITDFGAITSSVSSLSSALSSASASASSGGSSSGGGGGGGGGGGGGR
- a CDS encoding RodZ domain-containing protein, with translation MSDAEDQHYPQDPKLGDLLREARQEKGLELGDVAGLTNVRREYLEALEAGRYAELPEDVYTRNFLKLFAQAVGFDVVRAQEMYRSERREAHAFDTSEQRLERDREIAATVPPASGRWWETPGDGPRWGPLVSTALMVVAVVALALWGFNSTFFDASRGLPEGTTEAEDQLAETASPAVEEDREAVIDGTPVAELPRTVRLSVTSTPSGAEVLVDGFPLPGVTPIESAPVTARPARTIRLEREGYVPYEEEFDLSRDRHLSFFLTPVSAVRTEEGAEANPAAPGDPDTAEAAGGQEGEVTLTITEDTWLEVYSGTSRNGGERLAFMTARAGQTLSYPLPVYIHVGNAGGVELTVEGQERGTLGSSGEVRGLAVTD
- a CDS encoding FUN14 domain-containing protein, with amino-acid sequence MDLPDLTTVAPFLQQLTFGVVAGFLVGYAVKKVGKVVAVVVGLLFVAIQTLAYFGFLTVNWAEVQGRVDPLLEADSLNSFWRGFVNLLTYNITFAVAFVPALVVGLKRG
- a CDS encoding ABC transporter ATP-binding protein, translating into MTEATAASGKLRARDLGKVYTTPSGAITALVGFDHTFDRGRITAIMGPSGSGKTTLLNLLAGLDRPTSGEVLLGERSLSDLPEWQRSILRRNHFGIVFQSYNLVSVLSARQNVALPLALAGVPAGRRLERADELLERFGLSQRGAQLPYRLSGGERQRVALARALANDPQVLFADEPTGNLDSRSGAVVLQALRQIADEGRTVIVVTHDAELAARTDLILSLRDGRLEGRQQAVRSVG
- a CDS encoding GH1 family beta-glucosidase; its protein translation is MVTFPDDFTWGVSTASYQIEGAVREGGRGPSIWDTFSHTAGKVANGDTGDVACDHYHRYSEDVRLMAELGVDAYRFSVAWPRIFPAGAGRLNRAGLDFYERLVDSLLESGVTPWACLYHWDLPQALEDDGGWTNRDTVYRFADYAEAVATALGDRVQHFLMLNEPSIVALLGHLLGIHAPGKSDMSAYAAATHHLNLATGEGVSRLRQLGDWQLGTILNLEPVHGVGDDEEEIGRVVSLYDAFRNRNYLDPLLLGSYPEATSLLLQPYVQGDDLATISQPLDMLGLNLYSRVRVAADPASLVGFRQLDPPRGADRTEMNWEVYPDALFEQLLELKERYGNPPVYVTENGAAFADEPDDDGAVRDPERIRFMEMYLDAVHRALEAGVDVRGYFVWTLIDNFEWAEGYSKRFGLVYVDFDSQERVPKSSFDWYRETIRRRGFDLHAAAD
- the groL gene encoding chaperonin GroEL (60 kDa chaperone family; promotes refolding of misfolded polypeptides especially under stressful conditions; forms two stacked rings of heptamers to form a barrel-shaped 14mer; ends can be capped by GroES; misfolded proteins enter the barrel where they are refolded when GroES binds), producing MAKELIFKEEARRSLERGVNAVANAVKVTLGPRGRNVVLEKKFGSPTITKDGVTVAKDIELTDHLENIGAKLLIEIASKTNDITGDGTTTATVLGQAIVKEGLRNVAAGANPLALKRGIDKAVEAAVESIRSMAQSVEDSKSVAEVAAISANDPEVGKLIADAMDKVGRDGVITVEESKSLDTDLDVVEGMQFDKGYLSPYFITDSDAMEAVLEDAHILIFEKKISALKDLLPVLEQVAQAGKPLLIIAEDIEGEALATLVVNKLRGTLNIAAVKAPGFGDRRKEMLKDIAAVTGGEVVSEELGHKLENVRIQQLGRAKRVRISKDETTIIEGQGNQATIEARVKAIRNEIENTDSDYAREKLQERLAKLAGGVAVIRVGAATETELKEKKHRFEDALSTARSAVEEGIVAGGGVTLIHAVDAVKKLAEGLSGDERTGAQILMRALEEPARQIAANAGAEGSVVVNTIKGKNDGKFGYNAATDEYVDDMFAAGIVDPTKVTRTALQNAASIGGLMLTTEAVIADKPEKETAPAGGMPGGDMGGMGGMDF
- a CDS encoding ABC transporter permease, with translation MVWSLAFQSLGRRPLRTFLTALGIAVAVGSMVIFLSLGEGLRQVFSNQLGAVGPDIQVSYGDVEANNPFSSIPQLDLAYAAELGAHAERFGITSVTPVVLVVRGGFDPTSAMVFQGMPIDVDPRQYVTGFRLVEGRWFEPTEAGQPLAVVGLSAAERLHLELGDVLRLNPESSFTIIGIAETEGALVGNSVVVPLQSLQQAIGVSDRVSVLSLDLAKPARADEVAAALAEEYPELGFQTRADLLEIVERGLRISDAVRLGISAIALLVGAIAVVNTLLMSVFERTREFAVLRAVGARPRFLLALVLCESILLAVAGAAAGLVLGRLGIGGVNLVSNDLVGLEVALLTFRLALFAVAVALVVGLLAGLLPAARAARVPIAAAMARE
- a CDS encoding DMT family transporter, with the protein product MAAPSPTPPTSGRVLLVLLIAVAAVSLSAIFIRLAQAPGVVVASQRMLIAALLLAPITWRGVRRTPFTRKSLAFTVLAGVFLAIHFATWISSLSFTTVAASVTIVCSNPLWVALFSWLFLGKPPSLTMLMGVLLAVLGGAMIAFGDLTGGSAPLLGDALALVGALTVSAYLLLGRTAQREGLSLGAYAGSAYTISALLLLPVPALFGFPYLGYDAATYGWIFLLAALPQLVGHTGVNYAMKFLDPTLVTTVILLEPIGAALLALLLFAEVPGLLTVVGALVLLVGVLLTVRFGQSVPLPEATPAAE
- the groES gene encoding co-chaperone GroES; translation: MAQTETRMSLRPLGDKVVVEIIDEPQTTASGIVLPDTAKEKSQRGKVLAVGPGKVLDNGEREPMDLKEGDTVVFAKYGGTELDLGGKELMILSLRDIHAIVE
- a CDS encoding pseudouridine-5'-phosphate glycosidase, with translation MSLSVAPQIVDALSRAQPVVALESTVITHGLPHPRNLELAEELEAQIRERGAVPATVAVLKGKLVVGASLEDLEELAGSDAQKASLWNLGSLLAQGASAGTTVATTMHAAAAAGIEVFATGGIGGVHQRPFDESADLSALSRYPVLTVCAGPKSILDQAATLERLETLGVPVVGYRSRHLAGFHVRETELPLPATFDRPEGIAAAFRRHRELGLQGGMLVSNPVSEGLAQDELGSYRSEAEREASEAGVHGRDLTPFLLGRLAELSSGRTVEVNLRLLRENASLAARLAAALQLPRPLGALDE
- a CDS encoding DUF423 domain-containing protein; amino-acid sequence: MTPRTAAATGALWAALAVAAGAFGAHGLEGLVSGDLLGTFETAVRYQMFHALGLLAAAAIGPRACRAAPWLLAGSLVFSGSLYLLVAGAPNWFGAVAPVGGLLMIWGWVYLAILGLRGE